A single region of the Limimonas halophila genome encodes:
- a CDS encoding aspartate:alanine exchanger family transporter has translation MPDASDLVPLTFYFQKQDLLITFLVILLGIGFGNLRIKGVGFGASGVLIVAMVFGYVFAPEPVRILQNLGIVLFLLSVGLEAGPTFFRAFKQYGRKFIANVLALLGIAAVNTVAIIALSGVPIGIGLGLFAGAFTSSPALVSALQFSPESEVIFGYGVAYPFGLMGVILFISVAMQVLRPRMEAEVAARSQLSAATYRVDNPDFDGVLLRDIELFTDHNVVVSGILRERTLRTASGSTALLKGDVVRLEGRKADIETVGEKLGSAVEDIPSEDSELDTRSIVVENTSVLNRSISDLGLRLLFNVAVTRVVRNNVEFVPRHDLELAFGDVVVAVGTPYQLDQLEMYLGHEHQAVARRVDIGSLGATLFLAFAIGGIVVPMPVLGNFSLGIAGGALISGLVFGHFGKIGNFIGRFPRNATAVLKELGLALFFAQLGFETGQSFVEFLDFDAIFYAAYAVLLAVVPMAGSFLAGHYLLRIPVSECFGVICGGMTFTPGLDVIRQMDSSERPVVAYSSVYPVALILIIAVVQGMNLALVALGAGG, from the coding sequence ATGCCGGACGCCTCGGACCTCGTCCCGCTCACCTTTTACTTTCAGAAGCAGGACTTGCTGATCACCTTCCTGGTGATCCTGCTGGGCATCGGCTTCGGCAACCTGCGCATCAAGGGCGTGGGCTTCGGCGCCAGCGGTGTGCTCATCGTCGCGATGGTGTTCGGCTACGTCTTCGCGCCGGAGCCGGTTCGCATCCTCCAGAACCTGGGTATCGTGCTCTTCCTGCTCAGTGTCGGGCTGGAAGCGGGGCCCACCTTCTTTCGCGCCTTCAAGCAGTACGGGCGCAAATTCATCGCCAACGTGCTCGCCCTCCTGGGCATCGCCGCCGTCAACACCGTCGCCATCATCGCGTTGAGCGGCGTGCCCATCGGGATCGGCCTGGGGCTGTTCGCCGGCGCCTTCACCTCCAGCCCCGCGCTCGTCAGCGCGCTCCAGTTTTCGCCCGAGAGCGAGGTGATCTTCGGCTACGGCGTCGCCTATCCCTTCGGCCTGATGGGCGTGATCCTGTTCATCTCGGTGGCGATGCAGGTGCTGCGCCCGCGCATGGAGGCCGAAGTGGCCGCGCGCAGCCAGCTTTCCGCGGCGACCTACCGGGTCGACAACCCCGACTTCGACGGGGTGCTGCTGCGCGACATCGAGCTGTTCACCGATCACAACGTCGTGGTGTCCGGCATTCTGCGCGAGCGCACGCTGCGCACCGCCAGCGGCAGCACGGCGCTGCTGAAGGGTGACGTCGTGCGCCTGGAAGGGCGCAAGGCTGACATCGAAACGGTGGGCGAAAAGCTCGGGAGCGCGGTCGAGGACATTCCGAGCGAAGATTCCGAACTCGACACCCGATCGATCGTGGTCGAGAACACCTCGGTTCTCAATCGCTCGATCAGCGATCTCGGGCTTCGGCTGCTGTTCAACGTGGCTGTAACCCGCGTTGTGCGCAACAACGTGGAATTCGTTCCCCGCCACGACCTGGAGTTGGCGTTCGGCGACGTGGTGGTCGCGGTGGGCACGCCGTATCAGCTCGATCAGTTGGAGATGTATCTCGGCCACGAACACCAGGCGGTCGCGCGGCGGGTCGATATCGGCTCGCTGGGCGCGACGCTGTTCCTGGCGTTCGCCATCGGCGGGATCGTGGTGCCGATGCCGGTGCTGGGGAATTTCTCGCTGGGGATCGCCGGGGGCGCGCTGATTTCCGGGCTCGTGTTCGGCCACTTCGGCAAGATCGGCAACTTCATCGGCCGCTTCCCGCGCAACGCCACGGCGGTGCTCAAGGAATTGGGCCTGGCGCTCTTCTTCGCCCAGCTGGGCTTCGAAACCGGGCAGAGCTTCGTCGAATTCCTCGATTTCGACGCGATCTTTTACGCCGCGTATGCCGTGCTGCTGGCGGTGGTGCCGATGGCGGGCAGCTTTCTGGCGGGGCACTATCTGCTGCGCATCCCCGTCAGCGAGTGCTTCGGCGTGATCTGCGGCGGCATGACCTTCACGCCGGGACTGGACGTGATCCGTCAGATGGACAGCTCCGAGCGCCCGGTGGTCGCCTACTCCTCGGTCTATCCGGTCGCGCTCATCCTCATCATCGCCGTGGTTCAGGGCATGAACCTGGCGCTCGTGGCGTTGGGGGCGGGCGGTTGA